The Lacerta agilis isolate rLacAgi1 chromosome 5, rLacAgi1.pri, whole genome shotgun sequence genome has a segment encoding these proteins:
- the AADAC gene encoding arylacetamide deacetylase, which produces MGIKSLCLLLATVLTAYYIYSPLPENVEDRWKLMLIGAVFRTLDHVATVANKLGLAHHMEVMMSLTSFEHTAPTSDEKVTVTDTEFNGVPVRLYLPKGQPNSLKRAMIYIHGGGWCVGSAAMQPYDLLSRRTSEALNAVVVSVEYRLAPKHHFPAHFEDVFTVAKYFLQSSVLERYNVEASRVCVAGDSAGGNLAAAVAQQVLHDPGVKIKFKIQALMYPALQTIDLDLPSYRDNGNMPILPKSLMVRFWSEYFTTDMSLNRAMEANQHVPAEQSHLFKFANWSHWLPEKYKKGHVYTKPVYGNSELGQKYPGFLDPRAAPLLVDESKLRGLPLTYVITCQYDVLRDDGLMYVSRLREAGVTVIHQHENTLHGVAMFSAGPIILTVGEKMANDYIEWLNKNL; this is translated from the exons ATGGGAATCAAATCACTGTGCCTTCTCCTTGCTACAGTTTTGACTGCCTATTACATATACAGCCCCCTTCCAGAGAACGTCGAGGACCGCTGGAAGCTGATGCTCATTGGTGCTGTCTTTAGAACTTTAGACCATGTG GCTACAGTTGCCAACAAGCTGGGTCTCGCGCACCACATGGAAGTTATGATGAGCCTCACAAGTTTTGAACATACAGCGCCAACATCGGATGAAAAGGTCACTGTGACCGACACAGAATTTAATGGTGTTCCAGTCCGTTTGTATCTCCCAAAAGGGCAGCCCAATTCCTTGAAAAGGGCTATGATTTATATTCACGGGGGTGGATGGTGTGTAGGATCGGCAG CCATGCAACCCTATGACCTCCTGTCGAGACGGACTTCAGAAGCACTAAATGCTGTCGTCGTATCAGTCGA GTACAGACTGGCACCGAAACACCACTTCCCAGCTCATTTTGAAGATGTGTTCACGGTGGCAAAGTACTTCCTGCAGAGCAGTGTCCTTGAGCGATACAACGTGGAGGCAAGCAGGGTGTGTGTTGCCGGAGACAGCGCAGGAGGGAACTTAGCCGCAGCAGTGGCACAGCAG GTTCTACATGATCCTGGTGTCAAAATTAAATTCAAGATCCAGGCTTTAATGTACCCTGCTCTTCAGACAATTGATCTGGACTTGCCGTCTTATCGAGACAATGGGAACATGCCAATTCTGCCTAAATCATTAATGGTGAGATTCTGGAGCGAATACTTTACGACTGACATGTCTCTAAACAGGGCAATGGAAGCCAACCAACATGTCCCTGCAGAGCAAAGCCATTTGTTTAAATTTGCAAACTGGAGTCACTGGCTGCCTGAAAAGTATAAGAAGGGTCACGTTTATACCAAGCCAGTATATGGAAATTCCGAGCTCGGACAAAAATACCCAGGATTTCTGGATCCAAGAGCAGCGCCACTGCTGGTCGATGAAAGCAAACTGCGTGGCTTACCCCTTACATATGTCATCACATGCCAGTATGATGTCTTGAGGGATGATGGACTCATGTACGTCTCACGACTTAGGGAGGCAGGAGTTACTGTAATACATCAACATGAGAATACTCTTCATGGGGTCGCGATGTTTAGTGCAGGCCCAATAATCTTAACTGTGGGAGAGAAGATGGCAAATGACTACATTGAGTGGTTGAATAAGAACTTATAA